GCGCTGCATCCCAACTAAGCGCGGGAGAAAATAGGTGCCGCCGCTGTCGGGAATCAAGCCAATCTTGCTAAACGCCTGAATGAAACTGGCAGATTCTTTTGCCACCACGATGTCGCAGGCTAGGGCAATATTGGCGCCTGCTCCAGCCGCTACGCCATTCACAGCCGCCACCACGGGTTTCTCCAACTCCCGGATTAGCTTGATAATGGGGTTGTAATGCTTTTCCACAATCTCCGTTACCTCGGGGCTGTCAGGGCCGGTTATCTCCGCCAGATCCTGCCCCGCGCAGAACGCCTTGCCCGTGCCCGTGAGCACCACGGCCCGCACCGACGTATCCTGCTGGCACTCACGTAAGTGCTGTTGGAAAGCGAGAGCTAAGGGTTTGTTGACGCTGTTGAAAACATCAGGCCGGTTGAGGCGCACGGTAGCGACACCAGCATCGAGGGAGAATAGGAGGGAGTTTTCGGACATAGCGGAAAGAGAAG
This Hymenobacter sp. GOD-10R DNA region includes the following protein-coding sequences:
- a CDS encoding enoyl-CoA hydratase-related protein; amino-acid sequence: MSENSLLFSLDAGVATVRLNRPDVFNSVNKPLALAFQQHLRECQQDTSVRAVVLTGTGKAFCAGQDLAEITGPDSPEVTEIVEKHYNPIIKLIRELEKPVVAAVNGVAAGAGANIALACDIVVAKESASFIQAFSKIGLIPDSGGTYFLPRLVGMQRASALMLTGDKVSAAEALQMGMIYKVFADEAFDGEVAALARKLAAMPTKGLAYTKQLLNGTFSNDLEQQLRAEGDYQLRAGHTADYREGVAAFLEKRQPTFTGQ